In the Pseudoalteromonas undina genome, one interval contains:
- the ubiG gene encoding bifunctional 2-polyprenyl-6-hydroxyphenol methylase/3-demethylubiquinol 3-O-methyltransferase UbiG: MTEHQNVDNAEIAKFEAIAERWWDLEGEFKPLHEINPLRLDFIADKTKGLFDKETLDVGCGGGILSHSMARMGAKVTGIDMGQEPLTVAKLHSLETSVPVEYIKVPAEQFADEHPERFDVITCMEMLEHVPDPASIIHAVAKLAKPGADVFFSTLNKTPKAYLYAIVGAEKLLKMVPEGTHDHKKFIKPAQLIAWAEQAGLKVRASAGLSYNPLSKQYTVNDDVSVNYMLHFEKLAQ, encoded by the coding sequence ATGACCGAACATCAAAATGTAGATAACGCAGAAATAGCAAAGTTTGAAGCCATCGCAGAGCGTTGGTGGGATTTAGAAGGCGAATTTAAGCCGCTTCACGAAATTAATCCATTACGATTAGATTTCATCGCAGACAAAACTAAAGGATTATTTGACAAAGAAACCCTCGATGTAGGATGTGGCGGCGGTATTTTAAGTCACAGCATGGCGCGAATGGGTGCAAAGGTAACAGGTATCGATATGGGGCAAGAGCCTTTAACTGTCGCTAAGTTACACAGTTTAGAAACAAGTGTACCCGTTGAATATATAAAAGTACCTGCTGAACAATTTGCTGATGAGCACCCTGAGCGCTTTGATGTGATTACTTGTATGGAAATGTTAGAACATGTCCCCGACCCTGCTTCTATTATCCATGCAGTCGCTAAATTAGCAAAACCTGGGGCCGATGTATTCTTCTCCACCCTTAATAAAACCCCTAAAGCTTACTTATACGCTATTGTCGGCGCAGAAAAACTGTTAAAAATGGTGCCAGAAGGTACCCACGACCATAAAAAGTTCATTAAACCTGCGCAATTAATTGCATGGGCAGAACAAGCAGGGTTAAAGGTACGTGCTAGTGCAGGATTAAGTTACAACCCACTCTCAAAGCAATATACGGTTAATGATGATGTTAGCGTAAATTATATGCTGCACTTTGAGAAGTTAGCGCAATGA
- a CDS encoding HAD family hydrolase: MTSSQTATSPIEYQALLFDLDGTLLDTADDLGAALNSVLHNHQQPQVGSDIYRPAASNGAAALLAAGFKEGWGQQSQEQLLAELVAYYAANIATHTQCFVGIEQLLIALDNKGIPWGIMTNKPGFLTDPLVKAIPALKNAQIVISGDTLAESKPSPLPLLHCAEQMSVDPSRCLYIGDALRDIQAGKAANMHTATALWGYVPSVDEALAWNADFNWHSPIDAFNHI; the protein is encoded by the coding sequence ATGACAAGCTCGCAAACAGCTACTAGCCCAATTGAATATCAAGCATTGCTATTTGACTTAGATGGCACTTTACTTGATACCGCTGATGATTTAGGCGCTGCACTTAATAGTGTGCTGCATAATCACCAACAACCACAAGTGGGCAGTGATATATATCGACCCGCTGCTTCAAATGGCGCAGCAGCATTACTTGCTGCTGGTTTTAAAGAAGGCTGGGGGCAACAATCGCAAGAGCAACTTTTAGCAGAGCTAGTTGCATACTACGCTGCCAATATTGCCACCCATACCCAATGCTTTGTTGGTATAGAACAGCTACTCATTGCCCTTGATAATAAAGGGATCCCGTGGGGCATTATGACAAATAAGCCTGGCTTTTTAACCGATCCTTTAGTCAAGGCGATTCCTGCATTAAAAAATGCGCAAATTGTGATAAGTGGTGATACCTTAGCTGAGTCTAAGCCCTCACCCCTTCCTTTATTACATTGTGCTGAGCAAATGAGTGTTGATCCTTCGCGCTGCCTATATATAGGTGATGCGCTGCGAGATATACAAGCAGGTAAAGCAGCGAATATGCACACCGCTACCGCACTGTGGGGATATGTACCGAGTGTGGACGAGGCATTGGCTTGGAATGCAGATTTTAATTGGCATAGCCCTATAGATGCTTTTAACCACATATAG